In Gambusia affinis linkage group LG20, SWU_Gaff_1.0, whole genome shotgun sequence, the genomic window attaaCTCCAACAATCATaaccccccctcctcctcctcctcctccccgtTACCCCTCTcgtctctctcttttcctctctctacCCCCCTTCATGACCGTAAATCTGACGTACGACGGCACGCCCAGATTTCGTCCTCCTACGACATCACGTTGCCTTACGTAAAGCAAGCGCTCCGGTTTCCTGGCGGAGAAGATGGCGGCTCCTGGACCGGGGGAGTATTTCAGCGTCGGGAGCCATGTCTCTTGCCTCACCTGTTTGGGCCAACAGCTACAGGGAGAAGTCGTCGCATTTGACTACCAGTCCAAGATGTTAACCTTGAGTATCCTTTGTTTGTTCGGCGCCGCTGACGGCTGGTTGGCTGGCCTGCCTGGCTGCAAGGGCCTGTAGGGTAACCGAAAAGATGTCAAATAGTGATCCGCGCAGGCGTAATTGGTCTTGGCTGAGTTACACATCTTTGTTcgttttagattattttatacaAACTACCAACCTCTtctcttgttattttttaacgagtctattgtaattattttgtttttcttttgtgctaAATAACCTGCCCGGACGTGCATGTGTTTTGAATTCACTCATTGTATTGCCTGCCCTCAACATGGATCACTATCTGGCAGCGAACCCTGGTAAGGCATCATGGCTCTCAACCGATGCTAGTTAGCGGGCTAACTGACACACAGCACACCCTGTTCTGACAGGTGTCCACGCGTTTATGTCTCTCAGTTACTTACTCCCATCGTCGGGGATGCAAACAGCCATTTTCAGGAGTCCGTTTATGAGTTTCACTGTCCCCCCTTCCATCCACGCTACAGGGAAGCTGCTGCTAACTCGGCTAACATGCTAAGTTTCGGTCAAACCCAGATACTGCCATACCGCCCAGTAGCTCCATAGTGGTTTTGGGGATTCTTGGCTCTATTcgtttaattttagttttgagGTGTCACCATCATCTTGGGTTTCTGGGTGAACTGTGCTACAACTAATCGTGGGAACATCTTGAACTAATCACTACCATGAACCTTAGCCTGTGAACTTGCCTATCTTCATTCCCTCATGAGTCTTGCATGAGAGTTGCTGAATGAGCCATGATATCAATTCATATTCttttgaaatgcatttaaatgtgtgttttttgttggtgtAGTTTTTAAATACCGTATCTTATTAATGAGGTTAACGTGAACGTGTCCGGCCtgacaatgaatgaatgagtttAGTAGAGGGCATTTGCCAGTAAACGCTGAGTTGCATCTTCGCTCCTGTTGGAAATACCCGTCCATTTTCTtccgtttatttattttctctcccttGAATCTTGTCAGTAAAAATATTAGCTGTACTCAGCTGAATTAGACgtatatttttggaaatgtaagCACATTAATGAGCTTTTAGAAAAGCTGATAAACTAGTCGGGTCCAAGTTTTGGGGCTTAGCAGACATTATTagtctttctttattatttgaaGATGACAAATTCTTCTCtcaattatttacttttatggTAGCAAATGTTAAAATAGATTCTCATCCTTAATATATCATTGTGTGCAGTGTTGCAGTAGGTATTTGGTTGGCTGTAGAGCTGCCCAGTACATTAAATTGCAATTGTTTTTGTCATATCTGTGTATTAAATATCCCTGTTCGGAGGACATATTTGTTTCACCATATTATTTACTGTGCCTTGCTTTCAATCTCTGCATGCCAATAATATATTTAGCCAATTAGACTGTCAAATCCCTTGATGCCCTGAGttcttatatatattttatgactAAGATGCTGAAGCTCACAGAGAGTTGCGGGGACTtcatgaaaagaaatgaaaacttaaGGAAAATGCCACCGATACCTGGATGAATCAGTAATTATAGTTTTAATGATCCAGTTTCTTTTAACAAGACATGAAGGTTATagtattttcatcaaaaaaatttctaaatttagtTGTAGCACAGTTGAATATTTTAAGAGGTGGCCAATGTAGAAATGCTACATTGTAAAGAATTAGAAGGAAgatttaatttgtgatttaataGCAGAGCTAGCTAAACACCAATTTAACACTTTACATACATTGCACTTTGTGATTAAACATCCTAATTATTTCATACTTTATTCAGTTGCGCTAATGCCACAATGCTAACATTTACGCTGGCTGTCAGTCGTGAAAGTTTCTTCTGCAGTAGCCGGGAGCATCCGCCATTGTTTTTGACGCTCTCTGTGTTTGTACtgtcctctctcctcctccctgcaTGCGCTGTGTGTCGATGGTGCTGCAGGAATCTTCAGGCCCAAATGAGTTTTTCTAAAAACCCTCTTGTGCTGATACAGGTCATGTTTCGTATCATTTGTTTCATGGAGATGTGGACCACACAGTTGGATGACACATTTTGTGGTGATGCATTTTACTTTGAACAGGCAGTTTTTCAGACTTCCATATCTGAATTGCCTAAGTTTTCTGAGTGCAGCAGCCACACAGATTGAAGTTGAGCCCATTTATGGACCATGTTGAATCCTGATGGGCTCTAATGACTGTTGAGGCCCTGATTCCCTGTAATGGGTCTCATGTGGCTCCTTAAACGCTTTATTCAGCAgtcaagagactttttttttgccattaataaAAACCTTGTAGATGCATTTTATCAATAAGCTATATCAGAGAGATTGTGTCAGTGTTTGACACATTCTGCCCATTTGTGTTCTGTGATCTTCCTCAGACCTCTCAGTTTGTTCCCAACTCTTTGTGGTATTGCAGCAACTCAAACGGACTCTGTGATTCTCTCCACATATAACCAGCATGTGGAGTTTAAATTCCTCTCACCAGAATCAAAATATAAACTGTTCTTTCTAAATTGCCCTCCAAAGATTTAATTTTGCACACACTAGTATTAAAATATCCCccattgtttatgtttggtTTGTAGTTTTGAGCATGTTTCAGGTTTGCTTGTAGATCAAACATTTCCTGAACTGAATAATGCCTTTAGTAGTCACATGCTGTAACTGGCACAACCTTTCACTGATGCTGTGTTAGCCTCGGCGCTCTGCATCACAAGCTTCTCTGTCTTTGTGGTGTTGAAGTTCTTTGTTGCTCAGCTgagaattgtaatttttttccaagtccTTGCTTTGAAATATTCTGCCTTAACCCGTCTCCCCCTTAAGAATGTGCTTCCTCCAGCGGAAAGCCAAACCTCAACGACGTAATCCTGATCAACTTAGCCTATGTATCTAAGGTGGACATAATACATGACCGTACTGAGACTCCACCTCCTCTAGCATCACTGAATGTTAGCAAGGTAAGGCAATCAGATTGGTAATGGTTTGTGCCTAGATTGTCAGtatgatttattaaatgtttcttctgatttttaaagGAACTTGAATCCTCATTGGAAATGATTTGTACTCAGAAACATGTTCAGTTGTTTTATCATCAGACGTTTCCAAACTaatcttctttctgtttttaatttaaaatgtgctgGTAGAAATCTGttaattggtttaaaaaaaggaaagcttgTCTGGATCACTTCATCATTGACTTCTATAAGATGTTAAAAGTACTGTTGCATTTTGGTGATTCTTGTAAGCAACCTTGTTTTCTAATCACCTTCTCACAAATGACTAGTTTGCAGATGCCGAGTAAATAAATTCAGTACATTTGTTTCAATCataataaattttcttttacatcaatGTGCGAAAAGCTGCTTTGCATATTTGGCCATTCAAAAACATGGAATAGTTTCACAAGACGAAAGCcgttttaaatgtgctttatttagAGTGCAGTGCAACTGCTGATTGCTTAACATAAACAAAGTGCAACAACGGTTTTGGAAGTCAAAAAGGACAAATTTAGTTTGAACAAAGATGCTTCATTTTGACGAGTTTCCTATGCTGACGTGAgcaaaagatatttaaaaaaacaatgttaaaggttctttttttttgtaacgtTTCAGTTGCAATTTTATTTCCTATCTGTTTCATGCAGTACCTGCACCATTTGTAACTGTACCATCAGCTACAAATGGTGAAATAGAAATATCAAATTCTGAGTAGAGCtcactgtgtttcttttttccccacagctTGCCAATCGAGCACGGACAGAAAAGGAAGACAAGCTGTCCCAAGCCTATGCAATCAGTGCTGGGGTTTCTGTGGAGGGCCAGCAGCTATTCCAGACTATTCACAAAACGTAAGGACTTCCTGCTGTTGCTCAGTGAATGATAACCTGGTAACCTGATCAGATTATCAATTAAAATCAGTTCATACTGgctgaccaaaaaaaaagacaccaattTCTTGTAAAAGGAGACATTTTAATGGAAAGACTGTGTTCAAAGTAAATAAGAAATCTGAATAAACAAACCAGacaatctgtttgttttttcaataacgtatacttttttttttttttcccccaaccaGCTCAACTAAAAAGCAAATAGTCAGTAATTCACTTCCTGTGTATTTAGCacttttcttaatttgttttttatattgtatttgcGTTCTAACCGTGAATTCTTGGCAAAAATGCTATAAAATTGATCATTGTTCCTGTAAAGTAGCAGACAAGGACCATGTCAGCTGAGGTTGTGGAGTTGTAAAAGAGGGACAGGATAATGCCAGTTGGagtgagaggaggaggaggaggaggaggaggagaaggagatggATGAAGAGggacaggaggaggagcaggaacCGCTAATAAAAAGTGAAGTGCCAGGTACATAGGggtgggcgatatggacttaaagttttatcacaatattttgtggtactgtTGTGAAAACGACAAGTGACAATAAGAACCATtactacttttttgttttgtttttaggtaaCTATATGACTGTGACTGCATGGCACAGCGATTGTAACCCCTCAAGCACAAATAttgcttttgaaaaatttaCCAAAGTATAAGGGGCTTCTTTaagacaccagtcacataaaactgcacacagtaactacatttaatcatattttaaaatgtaatatttattaatgcttTCATTTATCAAACAGTGGAGATTTAACTAACAATCCCAACAGTACGGACAGTTTTGAGGGTGTTTTTAAATGCCATTAGTTGGACTTTATGGTGAAAACGGATAAATCAAAATCCTTATCAGAAATTTCTCATCCTAAATGATAAACTATATGATAAAGGCCCACCCCTACAGGTACAGGTTCAGGACTGGGTTGGCATTTCCTCAGGATTATATAAACCTCTTTAGATCTAAATAGTCTGAACCAAACCTTGGCTTTTGACATGTGAAAACAgtctaaaaaattattaatttcccttcaaatgtatttaattctTTCTCCTGACAGATGTgtaaattaattgtaatttatatGGATGTGGGGGGATTGATGATGTAGTAGtaggtttgtttatatttgctttgatttttttttttttttcttcttatgagCTGCTTGTTTAATAAACTTCTGTATCAAGTTTGACAAGTCAGTATCCTGGCAACCCTACAATATATGCATCCAGCACTTGGTTATGACTAATTTTGCATGAAACCCAGTTGGGTTTTAATAGTGACCTTCAGCTCATCTTCATCTTTGGGTCTGGTGTTTCATCGTCTCGATTTTCAGGGTTGtgtcccaaccctggtcctcaaggcaaactaccctgcatgttttagatgtttccttGTTTCAGCCTAGGTGATTTCAAGGGCAGCGTGCCTTGAGGTCCAgagttgggaaacactgctgtaTGGGTTTATCTCTGAGTTTGATCCCATGCTTAATCAggttttgctgcttttgctgCAAGACAGGCAGGTGCCGAGCCCTGCTCGTcttcagaagaaagaaagttgGATTGCTCAACCTCGATTGTGGCACTGACTAGGAGTTTTTTGACAAAACGCAGTGGTGCAATGGCATTAGATGACTCGGCTCCCCAAACCgaaattcagttttcatttcctttcatttgtcTAGCCATCGTCACAAAGTGTAGAAACTTCACTCAGGACCACaacaaacaacttaaaattaGAGCCTCTCCACTCTTTCTCCAAGCCCCTAATTTTCAAATAAGATGCAAACTCCACGTTCATCTGAAAAGATGATTTTAGATGACTGAGTCTTGTTGTTAGGCCAGGTTAAGATGCTTCTGATGTCTGTGGCCCCTGTCCTGGATGAGTCAAGGTGGTTCTTGAAGCTCTTGATGTCCCTTTGCGTGTTTCTAAAATCTTTCACCGCCGTTGATGCCCACACTTAAGCGAGCTGCTAAAACTCACTGGAAGGTGTGGGAACATCATGCtgacagaaaagcaaaggaAGTGGGTCAACTATCATTGTAACCATTGTATTCATGTTGCAATTGCTTgtatttcattgtgattttttttttttttttttttttttaaacatggacagtgaaaaataataatgtttctttGCAGCATCAAAGACTGTAAATGGCAGGAGAAGAACATTATTGTCATGGACGACGTTGTAATCTCGCCGCCTTATCAGGTTGAGAACTGCAGAGGCAAAGAGGGAAGCGCTTTAAGTCACGTACGCAAAATAGTAAGTATGACTTGGAACCATGCAGTACGCTGCGAATCGGGACGTAATGAAAGTGATTTGATATTTACCAGCTACTGCAGTTACAAACAACCCAGTTGATGCTACAgttattattagaaaaaaatatagagaAAATTTATGTGTGAGGATAAAGTACTCCATATTTCGTGGCTTGCAAGGCCAACTTTTAACGGTCAAATAACTTGGAGTCGTTTGTTCAGCCTGACTATCAATTTCAGTCATCAGTGTGGAAATATGTAAGCATTGCAAcactttttcagattatttagcTTTGCAGAGATTAATTTCTGTATGGCTCTCCTAATGTCCCACTGCTACTCTTCATTTAgtccctgatttttttttttttttttttttcattctgttgtAGATTTACTGCTGTGGCTCATTGTTCTGTTGATGACCCAGTTTGGTCCAAAGTCCAGCTGTTGGACAGATGGCCTCGAGTTAAAATTTAGAATCCTATATcggcaataaaaataattgatatCTAACACAGCAGAGTCTCTGGATATATTCCTTAGAGGATGTAGGTCTCACTTTGGCAGCATTTCACCAATAGGAAGGACCACTAACTGGATGTTCAGCGAGTTAAGTCAACAAAGTCAGTTTCCCTGCTTGTCTTTATTTAACATACTGAGGCATGTAGAGTCTGAAATGCACTTAAAGCTTTGAATAGATATTGATCAATGTTGGCAATTAAACACAGTGATCAGAATAGATTTCCTTCCCTAACCTATAAACTTTATGGTAGCTAAGAGTACATGAAGCTGAAGCtcatattttattgaagttgAATTTGAACCTCAATCCAATAACTATTAACGGCGATAAATATTAGACATTTTTCCATCTCATAAACAGATAAAATTGTAACCATCCATTAATTTTCCTTGGACCTAAATATTGATACCTCATActgatttaatatattttttgtaaatattccaACAGTTAAAGTCTTTCTATTTCAGCTTTCTATTAACTACTTGAGCAGTTAGTGGTTTATGTATGTTTATGTATTGCACTGGTGcagtgtctgtttttttgttgttgttttttggggggggggttaaaggttgttgtttttaaaggtttaattaCACATTGACTCAAAGAGATCTTCAGGGGAAACAGTGTGGGATTTGTCTGTATTCCTGCAgtctcctgttttgttttgtttcagaaaacagaatattGCCAGTCTTCTCAGAAACCCCAGCGGTGGCGTAACAGACAGATGTTTCTctgattaaatctgtttttagtctctttttttttttttttttgcacagaacaGGGCAGAGTGCAGAAGAAAACGGCTTTAAAATTCATTCATGAAGCAGACAGTCTGAGCTGAGCTACCAGTCTGACTGCAATGCAACATGTTTGGAGTTAGAGACTGGAAGACGTGAATAGGAATCTGATCAGGGAGAGCAGAGTCCTTCTGTATTAGaaatgcatctatttgcaaagtTATTGTTATCGTACAGCTGTTGTGCTTATGACATTTTGGGTTATTCTCATAGATCAtagtacttttattttctaatagtACTcacactggcagattattttacttttccattttttttatgtcgttttagtcaaaacaataacaaatctTGAAGCATCTCCTTGGCCGATCTGTTCTCTCCCATTTAAATCGAGAATATTTTTTCCTGGCAGTGTTGGAGATTAGATCTAAatgttccttcttttttttttttgttttttttgttttttttttccaccgtTGTTGCAGGTTGAGAAACATTTTAGAGACGTGGAAAGTCAGAAGTCCATGCAACGTTCACAAGCACAGCAAACACAGAAGGACTCCACTTTATCATCTTGAGTTGGCAGTGCGGACCGGCCGGGGGAAGGCGACGCGGGTGGTTCTGTTCCCACTGCCAGACAAAGTCGGCATTCCTTGTCCTCAGTCCGAGACCACAAGGAGGAGCGCTGAGGGCCCTGGATCCTGAAGATCAAAATACcattaaatgaaaaagacaaaaaaagagagagaagaaagattaaatcttaaattagactttataaagaataatttaaacatgATCCATAAAGCAAACCATAGTTTCCTTAACTAACTTGTCTCATCCCGCCCCGCCTCCCTCCTCCATTCCCCCTTCCTCTTCTTGTcctctaaaacctttttttttcttttactgcccTCCTCCTTTTGCCTTCAGTTCCATTTCAAAGAGAAAACTAGAGCAGTCAGAAAGGCTTGTtagctttattttctgtcattgtttcctttttttttctgtatccaTGTTCTACTGtctgtattttctgtattttaaaacaaaatgtgacttGAAATGCCACACTTTAAAggacattttctaaaataaaagtaacaaaaattcTGActgtaatattgtaattttcaaCAACTTTTTGAGCAATTTGTAAAGGTTGTGTGGGGGTTATGTGTTGATGGGAATTGATTCAGATTATGGAAGTACCTGTGAGATATGGATTAGGCATAAGAGGAAATGAATACAGGCTGAAATTTTAGGTGAGCATGTTTATAATCACCATAATTCACTATTCAAAAGATGTTCA contains:
- the lsm12b gene encoding protein LSM12 homolog A, with product MAAPGPGEYFSVGSHVSCLTCLGQQLQGEVVAFDYQSKMLTLKCASSSGKPNLNDVILINLAYVSKVDIIHDRTETPPPLASLNVSKLANRARTEKEDKLSQAYAISAGVSVEGQQLFQTIHKTIKDCKWQEKNIIVMDDVVISPPYQVENCRGKEGSALSHVRKIVEKHFRDVESQKSMQRSQAQQTQKDSTLSS